A window from Macaca thibetana thibetana isolate TM-01 chromosome 7, ASM2454274v1, whole genome shotgun sequence encodes these proteins:
- the SERPINA9 gene encoding serpin A9 isoform X2 produces MASSVYGVLFAVGLCAPIYCVSPVNAPSGYPHPSSTKSTPASLVYSLNTDFAFRLYRRLVLETPSQNVFFSPMSARINCHVKKKTQGKVVDIIQGLDLLTAMVLVNHIFFKAKWEKPFYPAYTRKNFPFLVGKQITVRVPMMHQKEQFAFGMDTELNCFVLQMDYKGDAMAFFVLPNKGKMRQLEQALSARTLRKWSHSLQKRWIEVFVPKFSISASYNLETILPKMGIQNVFDENADFSGITKRDSLQLSKATHKAVLDVSEEGTEAAAATATKFIVRSKDGPSYFTVSFNRTFLIMITNKATDSILFLGKVENPTKS; encoded by the exons ATGGCATCTTCCGTTTATGGAGTACTCTTTGCTGTTGGCCTCTGTGCTCCAATCTACTGTGTGTCCCCGGTCAATGCCCCCAGCGGATACCCCCACCCATCCTCCACAAAGAGCACCCCTGCCTCACTGGTGTATTCCCTCAACACCGACTTTGCCTTCCGCCTGTACCGCAGGCTGGTTTTGGAGACCCCAAGTCAGAATGTCTTCTTCTCCCCCATGAGT GCGAGGATCAACTGCCACGTGAAGAAGAAGACCCAAGGGAAGGTTGTAGACATAATCCAAGGCCTTGACCTTCTGACAGCCATGGTGCTggtgaaccacattttctttaaag CCAAGTGGGAGAAGCCCTTTTACCCCGCATATACAAGAAAGAACTTCCCATTTCTGGTGGGCAAGCAGATCACTGTGCGTGTCCCCATGATGCACCAGAAGGAGCAGTTTGCTTTTGGGATGGATACAGAGCTGAACTGCTTTGTGCTCCAGATGGACTACAAGGGAGATGCCATGGCCTTCTTTGTCCTCCCTAACAAGGGCAAGATGAGGCAACTGGAACAGGCCTTGTCAGCCAGAACACTGAGAAAGTGGAGCCACTCACTCCAGAAACG GTGGATAGAGGTGTTCGTCCCCAAATTTTCCATTTCTGCCTCCTACAATCTGGAAACCATCCTCCCAAAGATGGGCATCCAAAATGTCTTTGACGAAAACGCTGATTTTTCTGGAATTACAAAGAGAGACTCCCTGCAGCTTTCTAAA GCAACCCACAAGGCTGTGCTGGATGTCAGTGAAGAGGGCACTGAGGCTGCAGCAGCTACCGCCACCAAGTTCATAGTCCGATCGAAGGACGGTCCCTCTTACTTCACTGTCTCCTTCAATAGGACCTTCTTGATAATGATTACAAATAAAGCCACAGACAGTATTCTCTTTCTAGGGAAAGTGGAAAATCCCACTAAATCTTAG
- the SERPINA9 gene encoding serpin A9 isoform X3, whose amino-acid sequence MASSVYGVLFAVGLCAPIYCVSPVNAPSGYPHPSSTKSTPASLVYSLNTDFAFRLYRRLVLETPSQNVFFSPMSVSTSLAMLSLGAHSVTKTQILEGLGFNLTHTPESAIHRGFQHLVRSLTVPSKDLALKMGSALFVKKELQLQANFLGNIKRLYEAEVFSTDFSNPSIAQARINCHVKKKTQGKVVDIIQGLDLLTAMVLVNHIFFKAKWEKPFYPAYTRKNFPFLVGKQITVRVPMMHQKEQFAFGMDTELNCFVLQMDYKGDAMAFFVLPNKGKMRQLEQALSARTLRKWSHSLQKRWIEVFVPKFSISASYNLETILPKMGIQNVFDENADFSGITKRDSLQLSKATHKAVLDVSEEGTEAAAATATKFIVRSKDGPSYFTVSFNRTFLIMITNKATDSILFLGKVENPTKS is encoded by the exons ATGGCATCTTCCGTTTATGGAGTACTCTTTGCTGTTGGCCTCTGTGCTCCAATCTACTGTGTGTCCCCGGTCAATGCCCCCAGCGGATACCCCCACCCATCCTCCACAAAGAGCACCCCTGCCTCACTGGTGTATTCCCTCAACACCGACTTTGCCTTCCGCCTGTACCGCAGGCTGGTTTTGGAGACCCCAAGTCAGAATGTCTTCTTCTCCCCCATGAGTGTCTCCACTTCCCTGGCCATGCTCTCCCTTGGGGCCCACTCAGTCACCAAGACCCAGATTCTCGAGGGCCTGGGCTtcaacctcacacacacaccagagtCTGCCATCCACCGGGGCTTCCAGCACTTGGTTCGTTCACTGACTGTTCCAAGCAAAGACCTGGCCTTGAAGATGGGAAGTGCCCTCTTCGTCAAGAAGGAGCTGCAGCTGCAGGCAAATTTCTTGGGCAATATCAAGAGGCTGTATGAAGCAGAGGTCTTTTCTACAGATTTCTCCAACCCCTCCATTGCCCAGGCGAGGATCAACTGCCACGTGAAGAAGAAGACCCAAGGGAAGGTTGTAGACATAATCCAAGGCCTTGACCTTCTGACAGCCATGGTGCTggtgaaccacattttctttaaag CCAAGTGGGAGAAGCCCTTTTACCCCGCATATACAAGAAAGAACTTCCCATTTCTGGTGGGCAAGCAGATCACTGTGCGTGTCCCCATGATGCACCAGAAGGAGCAGTTTGCTTTTGGGATGGATACAGAGCTGAACTGCTTTGTGCTCCAGATGGACTACAAGGGAGATGCCATGGCCTTCTTTGTCCTCCCTAACAAGGGCAAGATGAGGCAACTGGAACAGGCCTTGTCAGCCAGAACACTGAGAAAGTGGAGCCACTCACTCCAGAAACG GTGGATAGAGGTGTTCGTCCCCAAATTTTCCATTTCTGCCTCCTACAATCTGGAAACCATCCTCCCAAAGATGGGCATCCAAAATGTCTTTGACGAAAACGCTGATTTTTCTGGAATTACAAAGAGAGACTCCCTGCAGCTTTCTAAA GCAACCCACAAGGCTGTGCTGGATGTCAGTGAAGAGGGCACTGAGGCTGCAGCAGCTACCGCCACCAAGTTCATAGTCCGATCGAAGGACGGTCCCTCTTACTTCACTGTCTCCTTCAATAGGACCTTCTTGATAATGATTACAAATAAAGCCACAGACAGTATTCTCTTTCTAGGGAAAGTGGAAAATCCCACTAAATCTTAG
- the SERPINA9 gene encoding serpin A9 isoform X1 — MSVSTSLAMLSLGAHSVTKTQILEGLGFNLTHTPESAIHRGFQHLVRSLTVPSKDLALKMGSALFVKKELQLQANFLGNIKRLYEAEVFSTDFSNPSIAQARINCHVKKKTQGKVVDIIQGLDLLTAMVLVNHIFFKAKWEKPFYPAYTRKNFPFLVGKQITVRVPMMHQKEQFAFGMDTELNCFVLQMDYKGDAMAFFVLPNKGKMRQLEQALSARTLRKWSHSLQKRWIEVFVPKFSISASYNLETILPKMGIQNVFDENADFSGITKRDSLQLSKATHKAVLDVSEEGTEAAAATATKFIVRSKDGPSYFTVSFNRTFLIMITNKATDSILFLGKVENPTKS, encoded by the exons ATGAGTGTCTCCACTTCCCTGGCCATGCTCTCCCTTGGGGCCCACTCAGTCACCAAGACCCAGATTCTCGAGGGCCTGGGCTtcaacctcacacacacaccagagtCTGCCATCCACCGGGGCTTCCAGCACTTGGTTCGTTCACTGACTGTTCCAAGCAAAGACCTGGCCTTGAAGATGGGAAGTGCCCTCTTCGTCAAGAAGGAGCTGCAGCTGCAGGCAAATTTCTTGGGCAATATCAAGAGGCTGTATGAAGCAGAGGTCTTTTCTACAGATTTCTCCAACCCCTCCATTGCCCAGGCGAGGATCAACTGCCACGTGAAGAAGAAGACCCAAGGGAAGGTTGTAGACATAATCCAAGGCCTTGACCTTCTGACAGCCATGGTGCTggtgaaccacattttctttaaag CCAAGTGGGAGAAGCCCTTTTACCCCGCATATACAAGAAAGAACTTCCCATTTCTGGTGGGCAAGCAGATCACTGTGCGTGTCCCCATGATGCACCAGAAGGAGCAGTTTGCTTTTGGGATGGATACAGAGCTGAACTGCTTTGTGCTCCAGATGGACTACAAGGGAGATGCCATGGCCTTCTTTGTCCTCCCTAACAAGGGCAAGATGAGGCAACTGGAACAGGCCTTGTCAGCCAGAACACTGAGAAAGTGGAGCCACTCACTCCAGAAACG GTGGATAGAGGTGTTCGTCCCCAAATTTTCCATTTCTGCCTCCTACAATCTGGAAACCATCCTCCCAAAGATGGGCATCCAAAATGTCTTTGACGAAAACGCTGATTTTTCTGGAATTACAAAGAGAGACTCCCTGCAGCTTTCTAAA GCAACCCACAAGGCTGTGCTGGATGTCAGTGAAGAGGGCACTGAGGCTGCAGCAGCTACCGCCACCAAGTTCATAGTCCGATCGAAGGACGGTCCCTCTTACTTCACTGTCTCCTTCAATAGGACCTTCTTGATAATGATTACAAATAAAGCCACAGACAGTATTCTCTTTCTAGGGAAAGTGGAAAATCCCACTAAATCTTAG